A genomic region of Planococcus kocurii contains the following coding sequences:
- a CDS encoding DNA polymerase IV encodes MASRVIFHIDMNSFYASVEQSHNPELKGKAIAIAGNPKERKGIIVTCSYEARAYGIYTTMQVHEAKRKFPGLLVLPPNFERYRAASKAMFEILRSYTEMVEPVSIDEGYVDVTELTQQQHALEIAKNIQQRLLAELDLPCSIGIAPNKFLAKTASDMKKPMGITILRKRDIQTLLWPNSVIDMHGIGDSTATRLKSLKIETIGELALANEGLIKEKMGKNGVRLQARANGIDDRQVDPDSIYDTKSVGTSTTLPVDETDEQNLKALFRQLSQKVANRLEAKELAGPTVSIQTRSSDWKNRTRSVTLNNTVWKADDIHRNAWQLFTKHWNGEPLRLIGVTVSNVAAKVDMTEQLSIFNFQEHVKEEPILDLMAKLESRFGKSVLTRGTKIKKVNYDSQTSFSKDFLDDHDHDRK; translated from the coding sequence ATGGCTAGCCGAGTTATTTTTCATATTGATATGAATAGTTTTTATGCTTCCGTTGAACAATCACATAATCCGGAACTAAAAGGCAAAGCGATTGCTATAGCTGGAAATCCCAAGGAACGTAAAGGCATTATCGTTACGTGTTCCTACGAAGCGAGAGCCTATGGCATTTATACGACAATGCAAGTACATGAAGCCAAACGTAAGTTTCCTGGACTTTTAGTATTGCCACCGAATTTTGAACGTTACCGAGCAGCCTCTAAAGCAATGTTCGAGATTTTGCGTTCCTATACGGAGATGGTCGAACCCGTATCGATTGACGAGGGCTATGTGGACGTCACGGAATTGACACAACAACAGCATGCACTTGAAATTGCTAAAAACATTCAACAACGCTTGCTTGCCGAATTAGACTTGCCTTGCTCTATTGGCATTGCTCCTAATAAATTTTTAGCCAAAACGGCTTCCGATATGAAAAAACCGATGGGCATTACGATATTGCGAAAACGCGATATTCAAACTTTACTATGGCCAAATTCCGTCATTGATATGCATGGTATTGGTGACAGTACAGCAACGAGGCTAAAAAGTTTGAAAATCGAAACAATCGGTGAGTTGGCTCTAGCAAATGAAGGGTTGATTAAAGAAAAGATGGGTAAAAATGGAGTTCGCCTGCAGGCACGTGCCAATGGTATCGATGACCGTCAAGTTGATCCCGATTCGATTTATGATACAAAAAGTGTGGGTACGTCAACTACCCTACCGGTAGATGAAACAGATGAACAAAATTTAAAAGCCTTATTTCGTCAGCTCAGTCAAAAAGTGGCTAACCGTCTAGAAGCTAAAGAATTAGCGGGTCCCACCGTCAGCATTCAAACCCGTAGCTCTGATTGGAAAAACAGAACGCGCAGCGTTACGCTAAACAACACGGTTTGGAAAGCCGATGATATTCACCGCAATGCATGGCAATTGTTTACGAAGCATTGGAACGGTGAGCCTTTGCGGCTGATTGGCGTGACGGTATCGAATGTGGCTGCTAAAGTCGATATGACAGAACAATTGTCGATTTTCAATTTCCAAGAACATGTTAAAGAAGAACCTATCCTCGATTTGATGGCTAAACTGGAAAGTCGTTTTGGGAAAAGTGTCTTAACACGAGGAACAAAAATAAAAAAAGTAAACTATGATTCCCAAACAAGCTTTAGTAAAGATTTTCTTGACGATCATGATCATGACAGAAAGTAG
- a CDS encoding M20/M25/M40 family metallo-hydrolase, whose protein sequence is MNSERLMDEFLELLQIDSETKHEGVISLILKTKLEAMGFHVVIDNTAEVTGHGAGNIIATLRGTLSHVAPIYFTVHMDTVTPGVGVKPEIRDGYVYSDGTTILGADDKAGIAALFEMIRVLQEQQIEHGDIQLVITAGEESGLVGAKEMDPSLLIAKYGYAVDSDGKVGGIVTAAPNQAKLWTTIYGKTAHAGIAPEKGISAISIAAKAIAKMTLGRIDEETTANIGHFEGGGATNIVCDEVHILSEARSISEDKLAAQTIHMETVFEQVAENLGGRAKTEVKLMYPGFYFDDMDPVVEIAQKAAAKIGRPSPILTSGGGSDANIFNGFGVPTVNLCVGYEEIHTKNERMPIEELEKLTELLVEIVKESTTN, encoded by the coding sequence ATGAATAGCGAAAGATTAATGGATGAATTTTTGGAATTGCTTCAAATTGATTCTGAAACAAAACACGAAGGCGTCATTTCTCTAATTTTAAAAACTAAGCTTGAAGCGATGGGTTTTCATGTTGTAATAGACAATACAGCTGAAGTTACAGGTCATGGTGCAGGTAATATTATTGCTACACTGCGGGGAACATTAAGTCATGTTGCGCCTATATATTTCACAGTTCACATGGACACCGTTACACCGGGAGTAGGGGTTAAACCTGAAATTCGTGACGGCTATGTTTATTCAGACGGCACGACGATTTTAGGTGCAGATGACAAAGCAGGTATTGCTGCTTTGTTTGAAATGATCCGGGTGCTTCAGGAACAGCAAATTGAGCATGGCGATATTCAATTGGTTATTACAGCTGGAGAAGAAAGTGGCTTGGTCGGTGCGAAAGAAATGGATCCTTCGCTATTAATTGCAAAATACGGCTATGCCGTAGACAGCGACGGTAAAGTTGGGGGCATTGTTACAGCTGCACCAAACCAAGCGAAATTGTGGACGACCATTTATGGGAAAACAGCACATGCTGGAATTGCACCAGAAAAAGGAATTTCAGCTATTAGTATTGCTGCAAAAGCGATTGCTAAAATGACCTTAGGCCGTATAGATGAAGAAACAACAGCAAATATCGGACATTTTGAAGGTGGCGGTGCTACTAATATTGTTTGTGATGAAGTCCATATTTTGTCAGAAGCACGTTCAATTAGCGAAGACAAACTAGCTGCACAGACTATCCACATGGAAACTGTTTTTGAACAAGTAGCAGAAAATCTAGGTGGACGTGCAAAAACAGAAGTTAAACTAATGTATCCAGGATTCTACTTTGATGACATGGATCCAGTTGTTGAAATTGCTCAAAAAGCAGCAGCTAAAATCGGTCGTCCGTCGCCAATCCTAACAAGTGGAGGCGGTAGTGATGCTAATATTTTCAACGGTTTTGGTGTCCCTACTGTTAACTTATGTGTAGGCTATGAAGAGATCCATACAAAAAATGAACGGATGCCAATCGAAGAACTTGAAAAATTGACGGAATTACTCGTTGAAATTGTTAAAGAATCAACTACTAACTAA
- a CDS encoding acyl-CoA carboxylase subunit beta has product MDIYERINELYDRKREIELGGGEERIKKQHDKGKLTARERIDLLVDEGTFVELSPFVEHRTTDFGMAEGPGEGVVTGYGKVNGRAIYLFSQDFTVFGGALGEMHAKKIANVMDLAARNGAPFIGLNDSGGARIQEGVLSLDGYGQIFYRNSIYSGVIPQISVIMGPSAGGAVYSPAITDFVFMVDKTSQMFITGPKVIETVTGEKISSEDLGGSKVHTAISGNAHFRGDSEQKVLEMVRQLISYLPQNNTEMPPRLDGGEEDDYRPDLADVVPFEAIRPYDVRKVVEQVVDKDSFMEVQPEFARNIVIGLARIKGETVGLICNQPKVMAGGLDIDSSDKAARFIRFCDSFNIPLITFEDVTGFFPGIKQEHGGIIRHGAKILYAYSEATVPKMTVILRKAYGGAYVALNSKSIGADLVYSWPNAEIAVMGPNGAANIIFAREIAASDNPEETRAAKIEEYRVKFANPYVAAARGMVDDVIDPRETRIKLIQALEMMRNKKDTRPAKKHGNMPL; this is encoded by the coding sequence ATGGATATTTACGAAAGAATCAATGAATTGTACGACCGTAAACGCGAGATCGAACTTGGTGGTGGCGAAGAGCGCATCAAAAAGCAGCACGATAAAGGCAAGCTGACAGCGCGTGAACGAATTGATTTATTAGTCGACGAGGGAACATTTGTTGAACTGAGCCCGTTTGTTGAACATCGCACAACCGATTTCGGTATGGCAGAAGGTCCTGGTGAAGGGGTAGTCACGGGGTACGGTAAAGTAAATGGCAGAGCGATTTACTTGTTTTCGCAGGACTTTACTGTTTTTGGTGGAGCTTTAGGGGAAATGCATGCGAAAAAAATTGCCAATGTCATGGATTTAGCTGCACGAAACGGCGCACCTTTTATCGGGTTAAACGATTCCGGTGGTGCACGTATTCAAGAAGGTGTCTTGTCCCTAGATGGCTATGGCCAGATTTTTTATCGCAACTCGATTTATTCTGGAGTTATTCCGCAAATCTCTGTTATTATGGGACCTTCTGCAGGCGGCGCAGTTTATTCGCCAGCGATTACGGACTTTGTGTTTATGGTCGATAAAACGAGCCAAATGTTTATTACTGGACCGAAAGTCATTGAAACCGTTACTGGTGAGAAAATTTCCTCTGAAGACCTTGGAGGATCGAAAGTACATACAGCAATTAGCGGCAATGCGCACTTCCGTGGGGACTCAGAACAAAAAGTGCTGGAAATGGTACGTCAATTGATTAGCTATTTGCCGCAGAATAATACGGAAATGCCTCCGCGTCTGGATGGTGGAGAAGAAGATGATTACCGTCCAGATTTAGCTGACGTCGTCCCTTTTGAAGCGATTCGGCCATATGACGTGCGTAAGGTAGTTGAACAAGTTGTCGATAAAGACAGTTTTATGGAAGTGCAACCAGAATTTGCGCGTAACATTGTTATTGGCCTGGCACGCATCAAAGGGGAAACGGTTGGGTTAATCTGTAACCAACCGAAAGTCATGGCAGGTGGGCTTGATATCGATTCTTCTGATAAAGCAGCCCGTTTTATTCGCTTCTGTGATTCGTTTAATATTCCGCTGATTACATTTGAAGATGTTACAGGATTCTTCCCAGGTATTAAGCAAGAACACGGCGGTATTATCCGTCACGGAGCGAAAATTTTATATGCTTATTCAGAAGCAACTGTGCCTAAAATGACTGTGATCCTAAGAAAAGCGTACGGCGGTGCTTACGTTGCACTTAACTCTAAATCTATCGGTGCGGATTTGGTTTATTCATGGCCAAATGCAGAAATTGCGGTTATGGGTCCAAATGGCGCAGCGAATATCATTTTTGCACGCGAAATCGCGGCAAGCGACAACCCAGAAGAAACGCGTGCAGCAAAAATTGAGGAATACCGTGTTAAATTCGCGAATCCTTATGTTGCGGCTGCCCGTGGCATGGTCGATGATGTTATTGACCCACGCGAAACGCGCATCAAATTGATTCAAGCATTAGAAATGATGCGCAATAAAAAAGATACGCGTCCTGCAAAAAAACACGGCAATATGCCGCTGTAA
- the mce gene encoding methylmalonyl-CoA epimerase yields MKKVDHIGIAVRDLNAVLPYYTDTLGLSLMKIEEVESQKVRVAFIDAGNVKLELLEPMDEQSAIFKFLEKKGEGIHHIAFGVVNIEQRMEELRDKGVQLLNEQPKPGAGGAMVAFLHPKSSNGVLYELCEKE; encoded by the coding sequence ATGAAAAAAGTAGATCATATCGGAATCGCAGTGCGGGATTTGAATGCTGTCCTTCCTTATTACACGGATACACTCGGATTGTCACTGATGAAAATCGAAGAAGTAGAGTCTCAGAAAGTACGCGTCGCATTTATCGATGCGGGAAATGTCAAACTAGAATTACTGGAACCGATGGATGAACAAAGTGCCATTTTCAAATTTTTAGAGAAAAAGGGTGAAGGCATTCACCATATTGCATTTGGTGTCGTCAATATTGAACAGCGAATGGAAGAACTGCGTGACAAAGGTGTCCAACTACTAAACGAACAGCCAAAGCCGGGTGCAGGTGGAGCAATGGTAGCCTTTTTGCATCCGAAATCATCAAATGGGGTATTGTACGAACTTTGCGAAAAAGAGTGA
- the prli42 gene encoding stressosome-associated protein Prli42, whose product MRNAAFRKFIVYAMIGIMLLSSFMFGLSFIL is encoded by the coding sequence ATGAGAAACGCAGCTTTTCGCAAGTTTATCGTTTATGCGATGATTGGCATCATGCTACTATCAAGCTTTATGTTTGGTTTGAGCTTTATTCTTTAA
- a CDS encoding aromatic acid exporter family protein: MKLNFKPYSIGYRTLKTALGVAVAISLAQLLQLDYYVSAGILTILCIQPTKRKSIRAAFSRFIASLIGILYAFIFFEGISYHPVMIGVLIVLFIPLLVTLRFQDGFVSSAVILLHIYDAKNLDMDLLTNELILMLVGFGTALVVNMYMPSIEKKLKSYRYEIENLYASIFREIVIYLRERESVWSGKELMDARKLLEKAKALAYQDVENHIRRHENKYYHYFEMREQQLEIIERILPKITALPVIVDQTDLVADFLQDLSEHVHSGNTAYRYISKLNKVKENFAALPLPDSHEKFLAMAELYQVIHEMETYLEIKQSYKGFQTRKTEAAG; encoded by the coding sequence ATGAAGCTGAATTTTAAGCCTTATTCAATTGGTTATCGTACGTTGAAAACCGCGCTAGGTGTAGCCGTTGCTATTTCGTTAGCTCAATTGCTCCAGCTTGATTATTATGTATCTGCTGGAATTTTAACGATTCTTTGTATACAACCGACGAAGAGAAAGTCGATTCGTGCAGCGTTTTCTCGGTTTATCGCCAGTTTGATCGGTATCCTTTATGCGTTCATCTTTTTCGAAGGGATTTCTTACCATCCTGTTATGATTGGTGTTCTCATTGTCCTCTTTATTCCTTTGTTGGTAACCTTACGTTTTCAAGATGGTTTTGTATCAAGTGCCGTAATTTTGCTGCATATATACGATGCCAAAAATCTAGATATGGATTTGCTGACAAATGAATTGATTCTGATGCTTGTGGGTTTTGGTACAGCGTTGGTCGTCAATATGTACATGCCGAGCATAGAAAAAAAGCTGAAAAGCTATCGTTACGAAATTGAAAATCTATACGCCTCTATTTTTCGTGAAATTGTTATTTATTTGAGGGAAAGAGAATCTGTATGGAGCGGCAAAGAATTGATGGATGCCCGAAAGTTGCTGGAAAAAGCAAAAGCGTTGGCGTATCAAGACGTTGAAAATCACATTAGACGCCATGAAAACAAATACTATCATTACTTTGAAATGCGTGAACAGCAACTTGAAATTATTGAGCGTATTTTACCGAAAATTACAGCGTTGCCAGTAATCGTGGATCAAACAGATTTGGTCGCTGACTTTCTGCAAGATTTGTCAGAGCACGTTCACTCAGGCAATACAGCGTATCGCTATATATCTAAGTTAAATAAAGTCAAAGAAAACTTTGCTGCACTGCCACTACCTGACAGTCACGAAAAATTCCTCGCCATGGCGGAACTTTACCAAGTGATTCATGAAATGGAAACGTATTTGGAAATCAAGCAATCCTATAAAGGCTTTCAAACAAGAAAAACAGAAGCAGCCGGCTAA
- a CDS encoding BrxA/BrxB family bacilliredoxin — protein MSMDFNFLMNDIATQARQELIDGGYTQLETAEAVNEAFSQKGTSLVMINSVCGCAGGIARPAALHSIHYDKRPDSLFTVFAGQDKEATAQARAIFGDDHLPSSPSFVFMKDGKMVDEIGRHEIEGHDPMSVITHIQAIFEQHCEEV, from the coding sequence ATGAGCATGGATTTTAACTTCCTAATGAACGATATAGCAACACAAGCTCGCCAAGAATTGATTGATGGTGGATATACACAGCTCGAAACAGCTGAAGCTGTAAATGAAGCATTTTCACAAAAAGGAACTAGCCTTGTCATGATTAACTCGGTATGTGGATGTGCAGGCGGCATTGCTCGTCCAGCAGCTTTGCATTCGATTCACTACGATAAGCGTCCAGATAGTTTGTTTACCGTTTTTGCTGGGCAAGATAAAGAAGCAACTGCTCAAGCACGCGCAATTTTCGGTGACGATCACTTACCGTCTTCGCCATCATTCGTTTTTATGAAAGACGGAAAAATGGTTGACGAGATCGGTCGTCATGAAATTGAAGGACATGATCCTATGTCTGTTATTACGCATATCCAAGCGATATTTGAACAGCATTGCGAAGAAGTTTAA
- the meaB gene encoding methylmalonyl Co-A mutase-associated GTPase MeaB has translation MSHEKNSRRVMEGVHEAHDGMKPLPRKKFKKPDTGNLDIETIAQGVQSGSRLYLGKAITLLESSNPEHKQNGQELLNQLLPFTGDSLRIGITGVPGAGKSTFIETFGEMLTSLGHRVAVLAIDPSSSLTGGSILGDKTRMEELARNPNAFIRPSPTAGTLGGVHKKTRETMLLCEAAGYDIILVETVGVGQSETLVRGMVDMFLLLVLTGAGDELQGMKKGILELADAIVVHKADGDNVRLAKRTVAEYKQMLHFLQPATESWTTRPIAASSVESTGIPGVWEMIQEFEMAVKNSGFWKRRRQEQTKDWFRSMITDELHSRFFNDVNRRQLVTVLEKQVLSDELTVAQAIVRLFE, from the coding sequence ATGAGCCATGAAAAAAATTCCAGACGTGTCATGGAAGGTGTTCATGAAGCGCATGACGGCATGAAACCTTTGCCACGGAAAAAGTTCAAGAAACCGGATACTGGAAATTTGGATATTGAAACCATTGCACAAGGCGTACAGAGCGGATCGCGGCTGTATCTTGGAAAAGCAATTACCTTACTTGAAAGCTCAAATCCAGAACATAAACAAAACGGTCAGGAATTGCTCAACCAATTGCTGCCGTTTACAGGCGACAGTCTGCGTATTGGCATTACCGGCGTACCCGGAGCTGGGAAAAGCACTTTTATTGAAACCTTTGGTGAAATGCTGACAAGTCTTGGCCACCGTGTTGCGGTACTGGCGATTGATCCAAGCTCATCGCTTACTGGTGGCAGTATTCTCGGAGACAAAACCCGTATGGAGGAGTTAGCGCGAAATCCGAATGCCTTTATCCGGCCGTCACCTACAGCCGGCACACTTGGTGGTGTTCATAAAAAGACGCGCGAAACGATGCTGCTCTGTGAAGCGGCAGGATACGATATAATTTTAGTGGAAACAGTCGGAGTTGGTCAAAGTGAAACTTTAGTTCGTGGTATGGTCGACATGTTTTTGTTATTAGTGTTGACAGGTGCTGGGGATGAATTACAGGGGATGAAAAAAGGGATATTGGAATTGGCGGATGCGATTGTCGTCCATAAAGCGGACGGAGATAATGTCCGACTGGCAAAACGAACAGTGGCAGAGTACAAGCAAATGCTGCATTTTCTGCAGCCGGCAACTGAAAGTTGGACAACTAGACCGATTGCTGCTTCTTCTGTAGAAAGTACGGGTATTCCAGGCGTTTGGGAAATGATTCAGGAATTTGAAATGGCAGTAAAAAACAGCGGATTTTGGAAGCGGCGTCGTCAAGAACAAACAAAAGATTGGTTCCGTTCGATGATTACAGACGAGTTACATAGTCGCTTTTTTAACGATGTGAATCGCCGTCAATTGGTGACTGTCTTAGAAAAGCAAGTATTGAGCGATGAATTGACTGTAGCGCAGGCAATCGTCCGGCTTTTTGAGTAA
- the scpA gene encoding methylmalonyl-CoA mutase → MAKPDFSKVTLDQLATATQTVEQQSVFTTNEGIAIKPVYTAKDIDFLEESMPGFAPNVRGPYPTMYVSRPWTVRQYAGFSTAEESNAFYRRNLAMGQKGLSVAFDLATHRGYDSDHERVVGDVGKAGVAIDSVEDMKILFDGIPLDQMSVSMTMNGAVVPIMAFFIVAAEEQGVSPDQLAGTIQNDILKEYMVRNTYIYPPAMSMQIIADIFKYTSDHMPKFNSISISGYHIQEAGATADLELAYTLADGLEYVRTGLAAGIDIDHFAPRLSFFWGIGMNYFMEIAKMRAGREIWAKMMKTFNPKNDKALALRTHSQTSGWSLTEQDPFNNVTRTLIEANAAAMGHTQSLHTNALDEAIALPTDFSARIARNTQLFLQEETMMTNVIDPWGGSYYVETLTNELMEKAWELIEEVEELGGMAKAIETGLPKMRIEEAAAKKQAQIDSNEEVIIGVNKYRLDQEDPIDILNIDNTMVRKTQIERLDRMKAERDSEKVATALETLTKAAQSGKDNILACAIEAARHRASLGEISDAIEKASGRHKAVIRSVSGVYSSNFSNQQEMEIVKKMTEDFIENEGRRPRILIAKMGQDGHDRGAKVIATAFADLGFDVDIGPLFQTPAETAQQAVENDVHVIGVSSLAAGHMTLVPDLKAELTKIGREDILIVVGGVIPAQDYEFLRNNGASAIFGPGTVIPVAAQKVIEEIYVRLGYEEVAD, encoded by the coding sequence ATGGCTAAACCCGATTTTTCAAAAGTAACGCTTGATCAATTAGCTACCGCGACTCAAACGGTCGAACAACAAAGCGTCTTTACAACAAATGAAGGAATTGCTATTAAGCCAGTTTATACGGCAAAAGATATCGATTTTCTAGAAGAAAGCATGCCAGGATTTGCTCCAAATGTTCGCGGTCCGTATCCAACGATGTACGTTTCGCGTCCTTGGACTGTGCGCCAGTACGCTGGATTTTCAACTGCAGAGGAAAGTAATGCCTTTTATCGTCGCAATTTAGCGATGGGGCAAAAAGGCTTATCCGTTGCTTTTGATTTGGCGACACACCGTGGCTATGACTCAGACCACGAGCGCGTTGTTGGAGACGTTGGTAAAGCAGGCGTTGCCATTGACAGCGTTGAAGACATGAAAATTTTGTTTGATGGCATTCCATTGGATCAGATGTCAGTATCTATGACGATGAACGGTGCAGTTGTGCCGATTATGGCGTTTTTTATTGTCGCAGCTGAAGAACAAGGTGTATCTCCTGACCAACTAGCGGGGACAATTCAAAATGATATTTTAAAGGAATATATGGTACGTAATACGTATATATATCCGCCAGCCATGTCGATGCAAATTATCGCAGATATTTTTAAATATACTTCAGATCATATGCCGAAATTTAATTCAATTTCGATTTCTGGTTATCATATCCAAGAAGCAGGCGCAACGGCAGATCTTGAACTAGCTTATACACTAGCAGACGGGCTTGAATACGTTCGGACGGGACTTGCGGCAGGCATAGATATCGATCATTTCGCACCGCGGTTGTCGTTTTTCTGGGGCATTGGCATGAATTATTTCATGGAAATTGCAAAAATGCGTGCAGGACGAGAAATCTGGGCAAAAATGATGAAAACTTTCAATCCGAAAAATGACAAGGCATTGGCTTTGCGGACACATTCGCAAACATCAGGATGGAGTTTGACTGAGCAAGATCCGTTTAATAACGTCACACGCACATTGATCGAAGCCAATGCAGCGGCAATGGGTCATACGCAATCGCTTCATACGAATGCACTCGATGAAGCCATTGCCCTACCGACAGATTTTTCTGCAAGAATTGCCCGCAATACACAATTATTCCTTCAAGAAGAAACGATGATGACCAATGTTATCGATCCATGGGGCGGTTCATACTACGTTGAGACCTTAACGAATGAATTAATGGAAAAAGCATGGGAATTGATTGAAGAAGTTGAAGAACTAGGTGGAATGGCGAAAGCTATCGAAACGGGTTTACCTAAAATGCGTATTGAGGAAGCCGCAGCGAAAAAGCAGGCGCAAATCGATTCCAATGAAGAAGTCATTATTGGTGTCAACAAGTACCGTCTCGATCAAGAAGATCCGATCGATATTTTGAATATCGATAATACAATGGTTCGTAAAACGCAGATTGAACGATTAGATCGGATGAAAGCTGAACGCGACAGTGAAAAAGTTGCAACAGCTCTAGAAACATTGACCAAAGCAGCACAAAGCGGGAAAGACAATATTTTAGCTTGTGCCATTGAAGCGGCACGTCACCGCGCATCTCTCGGTGAAATCTCCGACGCCATTGAAAAAGCATCTGGAAGGCATAAGGCGGTGATTCGTTCAGTGAGTGGGGTTTATAGTTCAAATTTCTCAAATCAACAAGAAATGGAAATCGTCAAAAAAATGACAGAAGACTTTATTGAGAATGAAGGGCGTCGCCCACGTATTTTAATTGCCAAAATGGGTCAAGACGGCCATGATCGCGGAGCGAAAGTTATTGCCACGGCATTTGCTGATTTGGGCTTTGACGTTGACATTGGCCCATTATTCCAAACACCAGCTGAAACAGCGCAACAAGCAGTGGAAAATGATGTTCACGTTATTGGTGTGAGTTCACTAGCAGCTGGACATATGACATTGGTTCCAGATTTAAAAGCAGAGCTTACGAAAATTGGACGAGAAGATATATTGATTGTTGTTGGGGGAGTTATTCCCGCGCAAGATTATGAGTTTTTGCGCAACAATGGAGCTAGTGCTATTTTTGGTCCTGGAACCGTCATCCCAGTAGCGGCACAAAAAGTTATCGAAGAAATTTACGTGCGTTTGGGTTATGAGGAAGTGGCAGACTGA